Within the Natranaeroarchaeum sulfidigenes genome, the region AATGTCGTAGTATCCCATCCGAACAGCAAGCATGAGCGCTTCTCGTTGTGGCTCGCTCAGGCCGTACCACGGACCAGCGCCTGGATCCGTAGGATTGTACACCCGAATGAGTTCCAGGGATATGTGCGCATCCTCACAACAGGCTTGAGCCTGAGACAAGGCCTCACGGTGAGGGAATCGAATCTCGAAATCCCATCCTTCTGACGTTCCAGTCGCGCTCAATATCTGCCCCTCGTGGTTCATGATGCATTGAAAGAGATGGTCCTGACTCGCATCCCAGTCCAGCCTGAACAACGTTCGATCTCCGAACACTTCCATCTCAGTTACGCGGTTGACAGTTGGATAGCGTTCGACAGCATCGAGAAACCCGTCTTCGACCGGTTCGTAGACCCAGAAGAGCGGGACGGTGGCATCACCACTCGGGACGAGCGTTTCGAGTTCGATAGCCGACGCCTCATCGAGACTGAGAATCTGCCCGAGTTCGAAGTCATCGGGCGGTATTCGGACTTCCGTAATCACACTCATACTCGCTTATGGGTCTAGGTTGCGCTGGGCCGTACAAAAGATGGAGGCATGGTGCACCATGTCCGATGGTGTTCTACATATCTTCCCACTTGCACAATACACTATACCATCCATCTGCTGTATTTTTCATAGAGTTAGACCATGGTACACCATGGTCAGTTATCCGTCCCCGACGTGAACGTTCTCGCATGGCAACTGAGATGGAATTCACAGTCCCAGCCGAGGAGTTTCCGCTGGGAAGTATTTTCGAGAATTTACCGGGAGTGACGGTCGAGTTGGAGCGGCTCATTCCACACGAGATGCTGACAATCCCGTACTACTGGGTGCGTGGCGCGGAAACCGAGAAGATCGAAACCGAATTCGACCCACACGCTGGCGTGACGGACATCCGACTGGTCGATAGGGTTGAACACGAGTATCTCATGCGCGCGGAGTGGGTGCGAGAATACGATGGGCTGTTGACTGCGCTGTCAGAGACGAACCTGACCGTTCTCTCGGGGGTCGGAACAGTTGACGGGTGGCGCTTCGAGGTACGAGGGGACACTCAAGAAGCAATCGCTGAGTTTCGAACTCACTGCCAACAAAATGATGTTTCAATCGATATTTCGATGGTCCACGCTTTGCTCCCGATCCAGGGAGATAGCTTCGAGTTGACCGAAACCCAGCGAGAGGCTCTGGTATTGGCCTACGAGCGTGGCTACTTCGATACGCCACGGGAGTCATCACTCGAAGAAATCGCTGCTGAGTTCGGTATTACCCAGCAGTCACTGTCTTCTCGACTCCGACGCGGTCATCGACGCCTCATCAGTGAGACTCTCATCACTTCGTAGAACTACGTGATTACCCATAGATTCACCCAACCATTCCACTCGGGAATCAACGCCTAAGAGACGCCTCCGACAGTACAGATGCGACAATTCGCTTTCGGATCCATGGTACACCACCCCTTGCGACTATTCATGTGCCAGACGAAGGATTCTGCATGGCGACCGTAATGGAGTTTACGAGTCCGACAGCGGAGTTTCCACTGGGAACTGTGTTCGAGAACTTGCCGGGAGTGACGGTTGAACTGGAACGACTGATCCCACACGAGACGCTGATCATCCCGTACTTCTGGGTGCGTGGTGCAGAAACTGAGGACATCGAAGCCGCGTTCGAACCACACGCTGGCGTGACGGGCATTCGACTGGTCGATAGCGTCGAGGACGAGTATCTCATGCGTGCAGAGTGGGAGCAAGAATACTTCGGCGTCCTGAGTGCGCTGGCCAAGGCCAACGTCGTCGTGCTCACTGGGATCGGAACGAGAGACGAGTGGCGATTCGAGGTGCGCGGCGAAAGTCAGGAAGCAATCGCTGCGTTTCGAGAGTACTGCCAGGAAAACGACATCCCGATAGAGATCACCGCTGTCCACGCCATGCTTCCAATCCAAGGGGAGGGCTACGAGTTAACCGAAACCCAACGCGAGGCACTGGTATTGGCCTACGAGCGTGGCTACTTCGACACGCCCCGTGAGGCGTCGCTCGAAGAGATCGCAGACGATCTCGGCATTACCCAGCAATCGCTGTCCTCACGACTCCGCCGCGGGCATCGTCGCCTCATTGGAGCGACTCTCGTTAGTTCGTCATGATCCTTCTGGCGGTTCTTTATTTAAACCTCCTGTATAATCAGTAGGCTTGCTAAACCGATTCAGGCCGCTAGAACGGGTAGATATGAGCACGATGGTAGCCGGGGTTGGAGTAGAAGCGGTCGAGTATCAGCAGGAAACTGGTATTGTTCGTACCCAGTTTAATCAAGAGAAGACTCCCCCAAGCACGGCTGTTATCGCAACGCTGGCGGACGTGATGGACGCTGATCCGGTTGAACTTGACCCGCTGCGTTCTACTGTTGACCCAGAGGCGTTGAATGCGTTCGTCCGTGTTCGAAACGGGACGGAGGGGGATATCCACGTCACGTTCACCCACGAGGACCACATGATAACCGTGTACAGCTACGGCGTTGTCACTGTCGCACCAGGGCACGAACCAGCAGCGGAAAATTCCGGGAGGAACGCGAGAAGATGACGTCTGAGGAGACTCCGGTCACGTCGAAAGCGGAACTGAACGACGAGCTAAAAGCGCTCCTTCTCAGGGCCTATGAGAATGGAATCGATGTAGAAGGAGGATTCGAATGCCGGAACGGAGTCGAACATCCTGACTGGGACGTGATCGTCACCGAAGTCGAAAAGAACGACCATTCGGAGTGAACAACTGCGAGGAAGACCGGATCGGTAATAGGGTATCGAACCGTGGATGACAAGTGCCGTACCAGTGACCGAATCGAACACGTACTCTCAGCCCAACAGTGGCGAGTCTTATGTGTGTTACTGAGAGATGATTCCAGACCTGCAGATCCGATACTTTGTGGCGGAGAGATACTTGGACCCGAGGAGCACCTCACGGTCTGTTGCGAACTCCACACGTACTGCTTCCCGAGTTATCGAATGAGGGGTTCGTCGAGTTCGACAGGTTTGAAGACATACGACGAGGAACGAAATTCGACGAGGTGCGTCGGTTTCTCGAACAGATCGATGACGATCATGACGAGTACCTGGACCTGTTCCGGTGCTGAAGGCGCTTGGCTCACACGACTACCTGAATATCTAGCAGAACTAGTAGAGCCCCCAGCGGTCGATACGCAAAGCCACTGATCGGTTGGTTCATTTGGATCTATGCGAAACCAACACCGACCGACTGCTGACTTCATCCTCTGTATCTCGCACGGCGCGCGAAACGTGCCACCAATTGAGGGTTTCAACAGAGCGGTTCTTGATGATTTCAACAGAACCGACTCAGGCTAGTCAAGATCTCCGGCGGAGACTTCTTTGGACGGCATTTTCATTATCACTCCCCACGTACTGTCTGACATATCTGTGATGCGTGACCAGACGACGGTTGAACTCACAAATACGGGATGGCTTGACAACGGCAGTACGCCGAGCCAACCGTGTCTACGTCTCCATATTACACTGACTTCCGACGACCTGGCAGAACGCTTTCAGCCGGGGGACGGATCGACGTATCGTCCCTCTGACCTTGATCTGTATTTCCGTGATCGGTCCTCCTCCCGAGCTGCTGTTGAGGATGGAATTCTCACGATAAGTGACCGGCTGACAGGGGATCTGTTGCTTGAAGCGGTTGTCAGCGCTTCGGTAATTGAACGGTTCGTGTCCGCGGTTCGCCAGTACGCTGCTCGGACTGGTAATGACCGCAAATACACGGTCGAATTGCAGTGTGAGGGGACCATCGCTACCTCGTTTGAGAAACGGATATTCATCGTCTACAACGCAGAAAACGAGCTGCTCCGAGAACGGAGTGTGGTCCCAGGACATATCGAGTTGTGACAGCAGCTACCGTCGTGGTAGTGACAACTCTGTCTCAACAAGACTGATTGCAATTTGCGTGCAATTCGCTACTAGAATGGTGACGGGAGAAGCAAACTGGGGGACCCCACTCGATACTGGTGGCGAGGCGTTCGAGCTCTTCGGAAACGCCCGTAAAGCATGGATCTACACCTATGTCAACCATCACGCGGAAACGACGGTTCAGGATATTGTTGAGACGCTTGATCTCCCGGAGCGCACGGTGTACGAGTATGTCGACGATCTCGAAGCCGCAGGATTCATCGACCAGTCAAATGACGGCCGGCCAGCAGAGTATACGGCGCACGAAATCGATCTCCAGCTGGTCGAAGGCGATGCAGAACGACGAATTACGTCGGAGCTAGTCGAAGCAATTGCCCGTCGGCTTCGTGATGACGACATCGATACGTACATCGATCGGCACGGGCTTGATGGTCTCGCCGTCGCACTCGACTATGCCTGTGAGTACGCCGACGGGACAGTCACACACCAGATTATGGCTCGTGAACAAGAACTCGCACCCGTAGAAGCAGGCGTCATTCTGGACGCGCTTCGCCCCATCGTCGTGGATTGACCCGGTATGGAACGCAACAGAGCGGATGAGTTCAGCACGGAGACTTCGGATGTTTCGGCTTGAAGCCGGTGAATTAGCGGTTAAGTGGAGAGTGTTTACTGAACGTCGTGCCGGGATACTAATGTGATAGTAGAACGTCTCTCTTTGGAGATAGTTGATATGCTCAAAGAGGTGGCGGAGATAACGAATATGTGGGGAAGACACTCTAATCCGAAGAGCGGATGGAGTCGAATGGCCGCAGCGTTCGTGGCCGTGGGCGCACTCTACCATCGGCAATGGAAGTTGTTGGGACTCACTCTCCTGTTTTTACTCATCAATCCGGTGCTATTCCCCGAACCAAGTGAAGAGTTGGATGACTGGATGTACAAGGTCGTCCGTGCTGAAGAACGCTGGACTAATGACGGGCACCGCTTCATCGGTTTCGACTATCCCCAGATTCTAAACACCGCGAGTATTCCAATCGGGATGTATGGTCTCTACGCGGCGTACAAACGCAAGCCTGTCCCAACGTTGGTTTGCACGCTCGCATCGATAGGCCTCAACCAGTGGTGTTTGAAAGAGATCATCGAGTACTACGAAGAAGTCAATTCGTAGGAAGAATACGCACCAGCGATCAATCTGAGGATCGCGTCGAAAAAGCGGATACAGAGTTCGTTGGACTGGCACTTGATATCCTACTTGATTATACTCCCGATCACAGTAGTTGAGACCGGTTCTTCGATGGCTACGGTTCTCAAACCGCTTGTGCCGACAGTGACTTGTATCTTTCAAGGCTTTCGTAGCTTTCACTCCTAACACTCTTCACAGTGGCTGACGTACCCCCACTCAACAATGTCAATCGATCGTGATACCTTCGAGAACACGAGCGAAAACGAACTCGCTGATCTTTCGGTCCCGGATCAGGTGCTTGGGTTTCTCGTTGCCAATCAGGACCGGGCGTTCAAGGCGCGCGAAATCGCCTCCCACCTCAGCGTTGACGAGGGTGCAGTTAGCACCGCACTCTCACGGTTGAAGGACCGCAGTCTGATCGAACACAAGGCGACATACTGGGCGGTGACTGACGACGCTGAGCGGCTTGACAGATACAGCGGGTATGAACGAACAACGGCTCTGTTCAACGACCAGTTGGGTGCGGAGGAGAAAGAGTCTTGGCGTGAGCATGCACCGCAGAAGCCACACCGAGCGTCGAGGACGAACAGTGACCGACGAAGAGACACCGATCTTCGAGCGCGGTGATGTCGTCTACCGTGATGATCTACCGGTATAGAAGCTCATCCAAGTCATCGGCAGTTAGCGAATTATGGGTCTCAAGATATGCTTCAAGATCTTCGACAGATTCAAAATCTGTAATCATCTCCAACGTCTGTTGAGCTTGTTGGTTAAAACTTGAGAACAGATTCGATTTCTTCCTTACTAGCGGTGTTATCCTCTGCAAGATTCTCAATCGCTTCGAGAACCTCCACCGGGACGTGGGGGTCATCGTCCCCATCATGCTGGGTGGGCTCCCGAGCGAATTCAGTAGACATACCGAATGCTAAGTGAGTCATCCGTATGAATCTAACTGACTGAATCGATATTGCATGAGTAGTAGGGGTCACATCACTCGTTGCAGCAGGCCATCGAGTCGGTTCAACACTACCTCGCAATTCCGGTCTTTTCTAGCATTCTCCCGTAATTCATCGAATAAGTCAGCGAGGGCTGCCACAGTTGAGTTGTCTAGTGATGTTGGGTCGATTACAGGGAGTGATTCGAGTGCGCTGATACTGAGTTTTTCATAACCGCCTTGTTGCGGTTGAGTCTGTGTCTGGATTACTCGCTGGCCAATGGGGCTATTTAGGTACGCGAGTAACGCCTTCAACTCAGTTTCGCTCACCGCTACGTCGTAGAACCCTCGGAAATTATGGATGTGCCTCGCGGTCGTCTCGTTTAGCAGGAAAGCGAATCCATCCCGATCAGCATCTGGGACAAGAACGCGAGGTGATGATTGTCTCCGAGGTCGATACCAGTATGGCCGGTTTTGGAGTACTGTAGTCCCGGCAAGGTCCCGCTCAGTTATCGCGTTCTGTAGGTACGCGACGGTATTCGCTCTGTCAGCTTCGTCATTTGGCACTGCGACTGTCCCATTCTCCACCTGTCGCTTGAAGGCTAGGTCTGACTCTGGAACCGTTGGGAGTTCGTCCGGATCAAGTAACCACGCTTCTTTCTCAGATGCCCGTAATTCCTCCCAGTCGCTTTCACAGATATCATATCCTTCTGTGACCTGTGGCCGTCTGATGAGTCGAGACAGATCTTGGTCGGGAATACCATACGCATCGACATCGCTCTGGCTGAGACAGAATACTTCAACGTCCCCGGTTGATTTACCTCGGTCGATGCTAACGAACTCACCGAGCGGCGTGAGCCCACTTGTGTCGATATCACTGGGCGCGAGTCGTGCTGTCCAGTTGTTCTCAGGAGCGAGTTCTCCTTGCTGCACATGATTGATGTATCCCCACTCGGTTTCGCCTTGTTCACCGTTCCGTAGTGCGTGTCGCAGAGTACTCGCCTCAATCGACTTATCGACGCGAATGAACCGCGTCATTCCGCCCGCAGTATCCGTCGTTTTAGCTTCGATGAAGCTCAGGAGGGCCGTGACTTGGGCGTCCTCAAACACCGAGTCTCCTTCAGTGTCAAACTGCACGAAAGCAGTAATGCTAAACTCGTCTAACAAGAACTGTTTGAGTGATTCACCGTAATCAGTAGCCATGAAACTATCTGGTGTCAGAAAAGCTGCGCAGTCTCCAGGCGCAAGGAACGACCGAGCGTGGTACATAAAATACGTGTACAGCGGTGATCGAGCACTGATATCGAGTCCCGTAATCCTCTCCATTTGCGTATTGACTCGATTCTTGTAGGTGTCTTCCAGTACATCTCCTTTCACATACGGCGGGTTGCAGACAATCGCGTCGACATCTCGGTCCAGATCATCTACGGAGAGTTCAAGAAAGTCAGTCACCTGCGTGTCGTGCGCCTGCCGGTACAGTGTGAGTGCGGTGGTCCCCATAAGACGTGAGAGACGACTCCGATCAATCCCGTTAACGTGAGATGGCTCCGTGCTCACATCCCATAGTGGATGGAACGGGCCCGAAAGCACACCTGCACCCATCCCCGGGTCGAGCACGTTGTCATCCCCACTGGCTGCCCACGTCCGCATGAGCGAACTAATGGACGGAGGCGTTCGAAACTGGCCGAGCATTTGCCGGTCATCGGTCGACATCAGGTCCGCATAGAGTCGGCCGATAGCTTCAGCCGGTTCGCCTGAATCTAGCAACCAGTCACGAGCGTCGAGTACCGGTTCGAGATCGGCGTCGTCAGCGAGCCAGACAATCTCATCGAGGAAGTATTCGTCAAACGCTGGATTTCCTGTTTGCTCCGCCGCTCGTCGCAGTGCCGCTCGTGTGTCGGTAGCAAGCTGTGGAAGGTCATCGTACTGATGATGCCACTCGTAGAGTGTTGCTTTAAGGAGGACGTTTAACACGGCTTGCCGAGCAATGATCGTTTGAGTGTGCTCAGCAGGTGGATCATCAACCCCGTGGAGTGCACACCACTCTGTAATTGCTTCGCGTAGTGACTCAGGAACACCAGTATCGATCGCACCGGTAACGGCATCGGCTGCCGTCTCAAGCCTCTCGACGAGAGCATCATGCATATGCTCGTCAAACCGATCCGGCACATGCACCCAATCACTGTCACTCGGTGCGTCAGCACGAGGCGGCGTGACACGTTCCCCGACCGTCGTAGTCTGCGTTACGGGCACCGGGTCAGCGTCTTGAGAGCCGTAGCAATCACCAGTCGGCAGTCGTAACCGACTGACTGACTCAGTTCCCGAATTTGCGCGTACCATATAGGTAAAACAGTATATTTTACTGGTCGTTTAAAAGGGTAAGCCTTGGATGGGGCGACGTTGAAACCCAGCGTCTTCATGCGGGTCCGGAGCTCGGATTTCGGTTTTCGTGGAGTCGTTAGAAGAGAAAATAATCGGCCGATCCGAGACACACCGAAAGACACAGTAATCTGTGTACCCATAGGAATCTATATGCCTAGTATCACCGTCAACGTGGACGACGACCTCAAAGAGCGCATGGAAAACCACCCGGAAATCAACTGGAGTGAGGTCACCCGGCAGGCTATCCAGGAGAAAGTCGATACGCTGGAAGTGATGGACGAACTCACCAGCGAGAGCGACCTCACTGAGAGCGATGTGCAAGAAATCGCTCAAAAGATCAACGAAAGTGGGCGCAAGCACGTTGACGAGGAATCGGTGTAGAGACGACGAATGAAGCTGGTCATCGACGCCAATGTCGTCATCTCCGCGCTCATCGCTGATTCGAAAACACGGGAGCTCATCGTTACGCTTGAACCTGACCTGCTGACTCCCGCGTTCGTCCACGACGAGATCGAAAACTACCAGGAACTGATCGTCGAGAAGTCCGGAATGGAACCAGATCGAGTCTCACAGTTCATCGACCTTCTGTTCCAGTATATCGATGTTGTGCCTGCCAGCGAGTTCTATCCGGCTATCGAGAGCGCAGACGAAGCAATCGGCGATACCGACCCTGACGACGTACTGTACCTGGCGTGTGCGATCGGCTGTGATTCGGCCATCTGGAGTGACGATTCCGATTTCGACGAGCAGGGGCTGGTTGCGGTCTATTCAACGAGCGACGTACTCGACTCATTCGATACACGCTAGCCCGGGACAGCAACCCCACGGATTCTCCGACTGTCTATGAAGACAATCGTCGATCAATCAGTACAGGACTGAAGTCGGTCAATACAGGTGAGACAATGAACACTCACTACCCCAACTTGCCAGTTTAGATTTCTGCAAGCCTCCAATTGAGTGGGAGGAGTGTTGTTCCAAGTAGGGATCTACGCCTCATACCAAATAATCATTCTAACGCTACCTAAATGTGAAGGTGATGAACGTCATATCTCTGCATAGTTGACATCAATGTTTCCGTCGTCATCAATGGCAAGGTCAACATATCCAATGCTAAAATCAACCTCAATAGGTTCTCTTTCCTCGTTATTGAGTTGTATATATAGTTGAGTTCCCTCTACGACATCCCTTTTCGGAAATGGCCCGAAGGTTTCTGAGCCGTCTGGATCAACCGTCTCGGTACCTGAGACCACCACATCATCGTCGTTAGTACTAACGATGCAGATAGACACTTCAATAGGATCCGGTGTTCGGTTGAATATAGTGACGCTACGGGTTGGTGAGTCTGGATCAACACAGCCAGCGAAACCAGCCATTCCCGTAGTAACACCAGCCAGGAGAGAGCGTCGCTTCATGTTAGGAAGATTAAATAGCGGATATAAGTGTTTATCCAAGGTTACGCGATGGGCTGAGTATCGATTCGTTCAATTTGCAGGGCTACCTAACGGCTGAATCACTGGTAGTGGACTGAAACAAACGAAGTTGGTGCTGCACTCCTTCAGATGCGTTCTATTTTTCTGTCACTCTTTCGAGCAACTCGGCAGCTCTTCCAGCTGCGTCATCTCGGTCAACACCCGCTTCCACCAACCGCTCGATCATGCGGATACGGATATCGTCGTCTGCTAACGGTTCCCTCGAAACAATATACCCGTGAGCCTGTAAGTAGTCCTCAAGCTCTTCAGCTTTGTTACGCCGGAACCGATCTACGTCACCTGAATACAACGCCTCGACGAGTTGTTCCGCATCACCACCGAGTTCTTCAGCGAGCTCTGAAACACGCTCGATGTACGTATCACTTACTCCGTCAGCGACTTCGAGTACAGATCGATCGACTGGATCGCCTCGACCGATCTGCCACGCCTGAGCAAACTCTTCAAGCGCTGCGATATTCTGCTGAACTTCATCGAGTGTCTTAGGCTCTGCCGGCACGAAGCCAGATCGGTCTCGCTCAAGCAGGTTCTGCAATTGCCCAACTCGTTCAATCCCGAGTTCCAGGAGGTCATACAGCACCTCGATGTCCTCCACTACGTACCACAGGTGGGCCGTCCCAGCCCCATCGTACGGATTGAATGGCTCCACGCCAAGCACATCGCCGTAAGACTCGTGATCGTCCGCATCCGGCTCGGCCGGGCTCGGAGTAAGACTCTCAATGCTGTCGACTGTCGGAACCTGAACTGATTCACTCAAATCTTGCACTTCAGCCAGATCGATCGTCGTCCACTCCACATCAGATGTCTCTTCTAGCGCTACACGCCATTTCGCCACCTCATCACCTTGGGCAGTGAAGTAGAAGATCTGTCTGCCCTCTTTCGCCAACTCAATAAGCGACTCAATGATCACTTCCGCACGCAAATCATCCGTATTCGCCAGTGTCTCGTCAAGAAGGATAGGCAGCTTAGCACCCTGCTCTTGCTGCTCTACAAAAGCTAACCGGACAGCCAGCAACACTTGGACGCGCGTCCCGCTCGACAACTTCTCAAGAGCGAACCCCTTCTGTTTCGCTGTATCGTAAGCACGGAACGTCTGCTCGCCCTCCGCGAGCATTAGCTCGTATCGACCATGCGTAATCGTGGCTAACAATTCATTAGCCCGCTGGAACACCGACGGGCGACTCGCTTCAACCGTTTTCTCTTGGATGTGCTCAACCAGTACATCGCCGACCATCGCAGAGTAATCGTCATCAAGCTGTTCTCCTAGCGCTGTCAGCGCACGTTCCTTCTCAGTAATCGCCTCTTCAACCTCGGACCCGGACTTGGCCTCCTTAATCTTCGCCTCGATCCCCGAGATTTGTTCCTGAATGCTATCGTAGCGTTCCGCGGTTTCCTTCGCTTGGCGCAACTCCTGTTTCAATGCTGGCAGCTCCTCCTCTTTGAGTTCCGGCTTAAA harbors:
- a CDS encoding helix-turn-helix domain-containing protein translates to MSVITEVRIPPDDFELGQILSLDEASAIELETLVPSGDATVPLFWVYEPVEDGFLDAVERYPTVNRVTEMEVFGDRTLFRLDWDASQDHLFQCIMNHEGQILSATGTSEGWDFEIRFPHREALSQAQACCEDAHISLELIRVYNPTDPGAGPWYGLSEPQREALMLAVRMGYYDIPRGCTTEELADELGISDQAVTERLRRAIGAFVRHTLLTPEPEE
- a CDS encoding helix-turn-helix domain-containing protein, producing the protein MATEMEFTVPAEEFPLGSIFENLPGVTVELERLIPHEMLTIPYYWVRGAETEKIETEFDPHAGVTDIRLVDRVEHEYLMRAEWVREYDGLLTALSETNLTVLSGVGTVDGWRFEVRGDTQEAIAEFRTHCQQNDVSIDISMVHALLPIQGDSFELTETQREALVLAYERGYFDTPRESSLEEIAAEFGITQQSLSSRLRRGHRRLISETLITS
- a CDS encoding helix-turn-helix domain-containing protein, encoding MATVMEFTSPTAEFPLGTVFENLPGVTVELERLIPHETLIIPYFWVRGAETEDIEAAFEPHAGVTGIRLVDSVEDEYLMRAEWEQEYFGVLSALAKANVVVLTGIGTRDEWRFEVRGESQEAIAAFREYCQENDIPIEITAVHAMLPIQGEGYELTETQREALVLAYERGYFDTPREASLEEIADDLGITQQSLSSRLRRGHRRLIGATLVSSS
- a CDS encoding HalOD1 output domain-containing protein, which codes for MSTMVAGVGVEAVEYQQETGIVRTQFNQEKTPPSTAVIATLADVMDADPVELDPLRSTVDPEALNAFVRVRNGTEGDIHVTFTHEDHMITVYSYGVVTVAPGHEPAAENSGRNARR
- a CDS encoding DUF5793 family protein, with amino-acid sequence MRDQTTVELTNTGWLDNGSTPSQPCLRLHITLTSDDLAERFQPGDGSTYRPSDLDLYFRDRSSSRAAVEDGILTISDRLTGDLLLEAVVSASVIERFVSAVRQYAARTGNDRKYTVELQCEGTIATSFEKRIFIVYNAENELLRERSVVPGHIEL
- a CDS encoding helix-turn-helix domain-containing protein — translated: MVTGEANWGTPLDTGGEAFELFGNARKAWIYTYVNHHAETTVQDIVETLDLPERTVYEYVDDLEAAGFIDQSNDGRPAEYTAHEIDLQLVEGDAERRITSELVEAIARRLRDDDIDTYIDRHGLDGLAVALDYACEYADGTVTHQIMAREQELAPVEAGVILDALRPIVVD
- a CDS encoding DUF6653 family protein; amino-acid sequence: MLKEVAEITNMWGRHSNPKSGWSRMAAAFVAVGALYHRQWKLLGLTLLFLLINPVLFPEPSEELDDWMYKVVRAEERWTNDGHRFIGFDYPQILNTASIPIGMYGLYAAYKRKPVPTLVCTLASIGLNQWCLKEIIEYYEEVNS
- a CDS encoding Eco57I restriction-modification methylase domain-containing protein; the protein is MHDALVERLETAADAVTGAIDTGVPESLREAITEWCALHGVDDPPAEHTQTIIARQAVLNVLLKATLYEWHHQYDDLPQLATDTRAALRRAAEQTGNPAFDEYFLDEIVWLADDADLEPVLDARDWLLDSGEPAEAIGRLYADLMSTDDRQMLGQFRTPPSISSLMRTWAASGDDNVLDPGMGAGVLSGPFHPLWDVSTEPSHVNGIDRSRLSRLMGTTALTLYRQAHDTQVTDFLELSVDDLDRDVDAIVCNPPYVKGDVLEDTYKNRVNTQMERITGLDISARSPLYTYFMYHARSFLAPGDCAAFLTPDSFMATDYGESLKQFLLDEFSITAFVQFDTEGDSVFEDAQVTALLSFIEAKTTDTAGGMTRFIRVDKSIEASTLRHALRNGEQGETEWGYINHVQQGELAPENNWTARLAPSDIDTSGLTPLGEFVSIDRGKSTGDVEVFCLSQSDVDAYGIPDQDLSRLIRRPQVTEGYDICESDWEELRASEKEAWLLDPDELPTVPESDLAFKRQVENGTVAVPNDEADRANTVAYLQNAITERDLAGTTVLQNRPYWYRPRRQSSPRVLVPDADRDGFAFLLNETTARHIHNFRGFYDVAVSETELKALLAYLNSPIGQRVIQTQTQPQQGGYEKLSISALESLPVIDPTSLDNSTVAALADLFDELRENARKDRNCEVVLNRLDGLLQRVM
- a CDS encoding PIN domain-containing protein, whose amino-acid sequence is MKLVIDANVVISALIADSKTRELIVTLEPDLLTPAFVHDEIENYQELIVEKSGMEPDRVSQFIDLLFQYIDVVPASEFYPAIESADEAIGDTDPDDVLYLACAIGCDSAIWSDDSDFDEQGLVAVYSTSDVLDSFDTR